In Desulfobacter hydrogenophilus, the genomic stretch GGTATGGTGGGTAAAATCAAATTTTTTCTACTGTACGCCATCATGATTGTGTGCGCAGTTATTGCACTGATTAAAGGCGGAGGATTTACCGGCATTATATCCCAATTGCCAAAAGATACTGATTTTTTAAATTTTTTTTCCAATGGTATTGGAACAACGACCATCGATCTTGTGTCTATGATTACAGGCGTCTTATCCACACAAATTTACTTACAAGCCATTTTTTCAGCCAAAACTATACGCGAAGCCCGAAATGGTGCATTTCTTACTGCCATTGTTATTCCGCCCATAGGCATTTTAGGTATTATTGTTGGACTTTTTCTCAAGGCCAACTACCCGGAACTTGAAGGTAACAGTGCCCAGGCGCTGCCCTTTTTCTTTCAACACACCCTGCCCCCGGCAATGGCCGCTTTTTGCTCTGCCGTGCTTCTTCTGGCTGTTCTGGGCACCGGCGCAGGCCTTATCCTTGGCGTGACCACCAATATTTATATGGATGGAATTCGGCGCTTGTTCACAAAAGAACCGCTTCACAGCCTAAGCATTATTAGATTGTGCACAATTGTGGTCCTGATGCTTTCAGGAGCGGTCGTTCTGGCTGGATTCAGTACAACGATTTTGCGCTGGAGTTATCTTTCCATGGGTTTCAGGGGAGCTTCTGTATTTGCAGGATTATGTATTGTGGTGTTTACAGGGCAAAAAAAATTTTCTCCCATGGTACGCGGTGCCCTGTATTTTCTGCCGATCGGCTACTTTATTCTGGCTGTATCATAAGGGAAGATGAACTATTTCAATGTCGATAATTGTTAATTTATTGCGCCATTGCCTTGACAATGCAACAAATTTCACTCTAAAAAGGGTAGCATACGGCCGTGGGGCTTATTAAATCCTGATCCTTATTAATGCTGATTAGACACTCTATGGAGCGGATGCATGAAAAAATTTATCATCGGTGCCTTGGTACTACTTATTGGTGTACCTGGTTTTTCGTTCACTTTTTCTAACTTTTTAAATTTTTTGTCAGGACTGATTCCTGTATTGATGATCCTTGGCGGTGCCATTGCAGTATATCTGGGCATTGAGGAACTCAAGCAGTCAGACGACAGTGAAACAACGGTTGAACCCGAGGACCAACCAATTGAAAGAATAGAAAAAAACGCCGAAAATCCAGAAAAAGAAAAAGACCCTGTCCTCGACATGCAAGAAATCAAACCGGTACCGGAACCAATCGAAAAGACAGAAGAAAAGATCACAGACAAGCCGGAGGAGCAGCCGGAAGCAGAAACACAGCAAGAATCTGCAAGCCCCTCGACATTACCCCAGCAACCGACTGAATCCTTAACACCCGAAGCGGAAGAACCGGCAGTTGAAAGCGTTCAATTTAAAGGAAATATTGAAACCCTGGTTTTCCACACTGTGGAGTGCAATTTTGCCAGCGGCAAAAACTGCAGCATGGATTTTACCACAAAAGAAGAGGCTGAAGCCCAGGGCTACAAACCCTGTAAAGTCTGCATGCCCGACGCTTAAAAGTTTGTTTTCATTTTAGCGAGGGCACAAAACTCACGGATCTTTCAACTTTTGTTGTGGGCTGAGTCTGGATGACGATAGACCAAGGTCAGCCCCGTAGCTGTTATATGCATCAGGTTCAAGGTAGGTAATCTTCCCGTACCGGTGAAAAAACCTCAATGGCAACGCTGTCTTTCAGAATTTCAGCACGATGCTCGACCCCGGACGCAATACACCATGAATCTCCGGGGCCGGCACTGCGGCACTCACCGCCAATATAAAGATTGATGCGGCCGGAAATAAGATATCCCGTCTGCTCGTGGGGATGGGTGTGGGAGGGCAGCAGAGCCCCTTGGGTCATTTTAAACCGAACCAGAAGCGTCTTTTCTCCATGCACTAAGGTTTTCATCTCAATGCCTTCCACGGGCTCGGCATAACCGTTTTCATCATGAATTGCAAACATTTTGCATCCTTAATTGTTTTGCTGTTATCTATTGAATGGAACGGGGTTGAATGTTCACTAAGGACCGCAGATTAAATAAATTGGGCAGAAATAACGCCGAATGTTGCTTCATCTACAAGGCAAGCTATTTCGTTCAAGTTATTTAATCTGCGGTCCTTAGTCTGCTTTTTACAGCAAAAAAATGTTATTTAAGACATTATTGCCTAAAATTGCAATATGAAATAACAGCCATGGGCTGATCCGGTCTATCAACACCCAGGCTCAGCCCACAACGAAAGTTGAAAGATCCGTGTAGGTTACACAGACTTTTTTATAAAAATACTATCTACCCATACCTGAACACGAAGGGCCTATGACTTGCCAACCATCAAAACCACCAACAATTCTGGCGCCTGCCGGAGATATGCACTCGTTTCTTGCTGCAATAGCGGCAAGCGCAGACGCAATTTACTGCGGCCTTAAAATATTTTCAGCCCGCATGGAAGCAGGCAATTTTTCCATTGAAGAATTAGCAAGACTAACCAAGCTTGCCCATTCAAAAGGGATAGAGGTGTATGTTGCCTTTAACTCTATAATTAAGGAATCCGAAACCGACCAAGCACTTCGTATTCTTGACAAGCTTACCCGATATACGGATGTCGATGCCCTTATTATACAGGATACTGCCATGGTCAGTCTTGCCGAACAGGCAGGATTCAAAGGGAAACTCCATCTGTCCACCCTGGGCAACTGCACCCATCCTGCCGGACTTGAAGCGGCTCAAAAAGCGGGATTTTCCCGGGTGGTGCTGCCCAGGGAATTCAGCCTTGATGACATCAAAACCATGGCAGCAGCGGTTCCCGGGACCATGGACTTAGAGGTGTTTGTTCATGGTGCACTTTGCTACTCCGTGTCAGGCCGGTGTTACTGGAGTTCCTGGTTTGGCGGAAAAAGCGCGCTGCGAGGGCGTTGCGTTCAGCCTTGCCGCCGGCTGTATGAACAAAATGGCAAAAAAACCCGGTACTTCTCTTGTATGGATCTATCAGCGGATGTGCTGGCCAAAGTGCTCAAAGAGATCCCCAACATCAGTACCTGGAAAATTGAAGGGCGTAAAAAAAGCCCCCATTATGTTTACTACACGGTGATGGCTTATAAACTGCTCCGGGATACGCCGGAGCAAAAAAAACAGGCTTTGTCTTTTTTAGCGTATGCCTTGGGACGACAGGGCAGCCATTACAACCTTTTATCCCATCGGGTCTCAAATCCTCTGGATCATGCGTCTGATACCGGATCAGGCTTGTTTTTAGGCCGGATAAAAAATCCTGAAAATCCATATTTTATTTCAAGGGAAGCCCTTGTACCGGGAGATCTTTTACGCATTGGATATGAAGAAGAGACCTTTCACCAAATCCAGAAGGTGACCCGGACGATCCCCAAAAAAGGAAAATATTTTTTAACTGCCCAAAAAGGTAGGCGTATCAACAAAGGCACCTCTGTTTTCATGATTGACCGCAAAGGGCGTGAACTGGAAACGCAATTATCACATCTTGGTGCCGAACTTGATAAAATCCCCAAGGTAACGATCAAACCGTCAAACCTGTCCGTTTCTTACAAACATGCAGGTAACAAAATGAAATCATCAGGCCAAACGGGTGGTCATAGAAGAAAAAAACAGCCTGATATATCTAAAATGGATGTTTTCAGAAAAATCCCTTCTAATTCAAAAACGCACAATGACACAGGTTTCTGGATTTCCGCAAACAGCTATGGAATCAAGCCCCCGGCCCGGGCATGGCTATGGCTGGACCCCGTGCTTTTCCCCGAAGAGGAAAGAATCTGTCAAAACTATATAAAAACCGCATTAAAAAAAGGGGCCAAAAATTTTGTGCTCAATTCCCCTTGGCAGATAGCCCTGTTTGATAATCCCCAAAGGCTCAACATCTGGGCTGGGCCATTTTGCAATATCACCAATAACCTTACAGTGGAAATGCTCAAGAGCAAAGGTTTTTCAGGGGCCATTGTAAGTCCGGAATTAGAAAGTCAGACCCTTTTGTCCTTGCCTCGCTCCAGCTGTCTACCTTTAGGCGCAGTCTGCCAGGCCAACTGGCCCGTGGCCATTTCAAGAATTGTGGCCCCGGACCTGACTGTAGGGAAAAGCTTTACCAGTCCCATGGGAGAAGTCGCCTGGACCAGCAAGTACAATGCGACCTACCACACATTCCCCAATTGGATCCTGGACCTGTCATCCAAAACCGAAGAATTAAAACAGGCAGGTTTTGTCATGCTCGTTAACCTGTTTGAAAATATACCCAAAGGCGTCCGGATGAAGCCACGTCCAGGTACCTGGAACTGGCACTTGAAACTGCTGTAGAAAAAAGGAAAACCACGGATGCACTTCTTTCCTGAAATTCATCAATTAATGAGATCGCCTCTGGATTTTGCCCATATCCTGGATGAAATTCCCATAGGCATCATATTGATGGACAAAGATTTGCGAGTGGTGCATCTGAACCGATTCTTCCAGGCACTGACAGGATTTTCCCTGGATATGGCCAGGGGCATTCCCTGCAAAAATATCCTGCGCAGTTCTGCATGCATCATCAACTGTCCGATCCTTGCCGCTCACCGAAAAAATCGGTCCATATCCTGCACCAGCGATATCATCAATACAGATCGCCAGAAATTGCCGGTGCGCATTACCACCGCACAGATCATGGATAACCAGGGTCATTTCACAGGTTATATGGAAACCATCGAGGATTTGAGAAGCACCACCACCAATGACCCTGAAAAAAACGTGGCCTACAGTTTTGCCAATATCATCGGCCGAAGCCGGAAAATGGAAATGATATTTCAAACCCTTCCCATGCTTGCCCAAAGTGATGCCTCCATCTTGATCACCGGGGAAACCGGCACAGGTAAGGACCTTGTTGCAGAAGCCGTACACCAGACATCCGTGCGCGCAGGTGGACCGTTTATTAAAATCAACTGCGGCGCACTGCCTGCGACTCTTCTGGAATCCGAAATTTTCGGTCATATGAAAGGGGCATTTACCGGCGCTGTGGAAAACAAACCCGGTCGATTCAAGCTGGCACACAACGGCACTATTTTCTTAACGGAAATCGGAGACCTGCCCCTGCCTCTGCAGGTTAAATTGCTTACATTTCTTGATGACAGGATTATTTACCCATTAGGCGCCACCAAGGGATTCAATGCCAATGTAAGAATTATAGCCGCCACCCACCGTGACCTGGAAGAGATGGTATCCATTGGTAAATTCAGAAAAGATCTGCTGTTCCGTCTGAATGTGGCCAGGGTACATCTGCCGCCCTTACGGGAACGGGATGCAGATATTCGCCTGCTACTTGACCATTTCCTGCACCACTACACAAAAAAACAGGGTAAAAAAATTAATGGTTTTTCTGAACCGGCCCTCTCAGTTTTATTGAATTACACCTATGAGGGAAATATCCGGGAACTGAAAAATATCATGGAATATGCGGTGAATGTGGCACAGGGGATCAGAATCGAAGCAGACAACCTGCCGACCTATATTCTGGAGCATGAACCGATGCAAAGGGTTCCCAATATACCGGTAGCAAAGGATGTCCCCAAAAGACAGTCTGAACGACCGCCGAGTCCGGCACCTTGGCAACCTGAGGAAACCGAGCAAACCTGGTCCTCGGTACAGCGACAGATGATTATGGATGCGTTGAAAACTTCCCGGGGCAAAAGAAATGAAGCTGCGCAAATCCTTGGCATGAGCCGCAGCACGCTATGGCGGAAAATCAAAGCCTACCAAATAGAATAGAATAAAATTATGACATTACATAAGGTAGCCATCCCAATACTCGGTGAGGAGATTGTACCCAGGTTCGATCTGACCACTGAAGTGATCATTCTGACAACAGCTAAATTTTCCGACATCCAGGACAAAAAAATTATTGTGCTGCCCAGGTCCTCCTCGGATGAACTGTGTCATACCCTTCTGGCCCAGGAGATCAACACACTGATCTGCGGTGCCATTGAAGATGAATATTATGAGTTCCTCAAATGGAAAAAAATTAAGGTCTTTGACGGGGTCTCCGGCACCTGGCCCCATGCTTTTGAGCGGTGGCGAACCCAAACCCTGAACCCCGGAGACATCCTTTTCACCCGCATGGTTGAAGGCAATTTAATATAATGTTTTAAAATGTTTCAAAATGTATTTTTCACTTTGTTTCATATTGTTTCTAATCAACGTTTCTTTTTTCCTCCTAAAATATAACCACTTGTTTTACAATAAGATACAAAACATGGCATAGTCCTTGCTGATCATCTTCCTGATTTTAATTAATAACCTCAAGTCAGGCCAAGCTGATCAGAGAACATGACCTTGATTGCCATTACATGCGGTCTATACGCCGCCCCCTACCGATTCATTGACGCACTATCTGCTCTCTATCAATGCACCGTGTATGAAGATTCGGCACTGGTTAAACAAACCGGCCAGGCACATGATCTAAAAACAGACCTTATTCTCAAATCCATCCAGTGCAGACAGATCCCATTTGACAATTTCACCCACGACAGAAAAAAATGCCTGGCTGCACTGAAGGTACAGATATCCAAAAATATTTTAAGCGGTCCCTGCCTTTTTTCGGGTATACTATCCCACCTGATTCCCGCACCTGTTTCCGGAATTTACAGAATCATGTCACCAACCCCCATGCATGTCCGCAGGCAAAGAGCCATAAGCATGGGCCAATTATCCAACCAGGCGGCCACCAATGCCATTGCCCGGTCCGACAAAAGCGAACAACGATTTGCTGCCCAGTTAAATCTGGACTCCCTGTGGGATCCTACAGGGTACGATATGGTTCTGGAATGGAGCAAAATTGATGCTGCAACACATGACATGACCCAGGGAGAGGTTAACCGGACCCTGGAAAAAATACGGCCGGATATCGAAAACTCAATGAAAAATGCCAATAAAAATGTACATGCTGTTGATTTTAATATCAGCTCCAGGGTGAATGCCGCCCTAGCCGGCCTTGGGCACAACCTGATTATTGAATCGGAGTCGGGCCATGTGCTGGTTACGCTGGACAGAAAAGTGATGAACCTTGCCCGGGCTCAAAAGGAGATTATGGATCTTGCCCATGGGGTATCCGGCGTAAAATCCGTTAAAACAAAAATAGGGCCTAACTTTTACAAGAGCGGAATTGTTCGCAATTTAGGCTTGACCGCTCCGTTTAAACGGAAAACTTGATAAAACAAAGAGTTGAAAAATATTAAAAATGCTAATAAAAACAAAATTTAAATGAAGCAATAATTCATTAACCCAAAGGAGAGAGGGACCCAAATGACAACTGGAAATACAGATGCAGCAAAAACACAACTGGACTGGAAAAGAATCCTGTTCATTCTAATCGGCCTGACCCTGTTCGCTATAGTCAATTTTTCTCCGGCATGGCCGGATGCTGTGGATCCTACCGGAAAACATTTTATGTTGAGTGCCCAGGGCAAAGGGGCGCTTGCCATCTTTCTTCTGGCCGGCACCTGGTGGGTATTTGAAGTCGTGCCCATCGGTGTGACCAGTCTGGCATTAGGCGCGCTTCAGGTACTTTTTGCGGTCCGTACAGCCAAGGAAGCCCTAAAGGATTTCATGACCCCGTCGGTCCTGTTTATCTTCGGATCCCTGGTCATCGGCATGGTGTTTACCAAAACAGGTTTAACCAAGCGACTGGCTTACAAAATGCTTGCCGTTGTGGGAGAAAAAACCAGCATGATTTACCTGGGCTGCTTTGTGGTCACAGCAGCATTAACCCATATTATGGCCCATACGGCTGTGGCAGCCACCATGTTCCCGCTTTTGATGACTATCTACGCGATGTATACAGATGAGCCCGGCCCCACCAAATTCGGCAAAGGGCTGTTCATGGGCATGGCATTTGTGGCAGGCGCCGGTTCTATTGTCACGCTTTTAGGTGCGGCCAGGGGCGCTGTGGCAATCGGCTTTTTTAAAGACATCGTGGGCAAGGATATATCCTTTTTCGAACTGAGCTATTACATGTTCCCCGTGGGTTGGGCCATGACTTTTATCCTCTGGGGATTTTTCATGATTTTATGCAAACCTGAGAAAAAGACCATCCCGGGCATCAAGGAAAAGGCAAAATCACTGGAAAAAGCCATGGGCGGCATTACAAAACAGGAGCTGCTGGCCGGCGGCATCATCTTTCTGGCCATCGGCATCATGTCCATAAAACAGTTCATCCCTGCCATAGCCGACCTGGACAAAAATGCGATCATGCTCGTGGCAACGGTTTTATTCTTTATTTTCAATATTCTTGACATCAAAGATCTTGAGACGATCCCCTGGAATATCATCCTTTTGTTTGGTGGTGCCATGAGTATCGGCTTCTGCCTGTGGGAAACAGGGGCGGCGGAATGGCTTGCCATCAACTGGTTGACCATGTTTCAGAACGCCAATTACTTTGTGTTCATTTTAAGCATCGCATTTTTTGTCATGATCATGACAAACTTCATCATGAACGTGGCGGCCATTGCCATATCCCTGCCCGTGGCACTGGTTATTGCCCCCTACCTTAACGTAGCACCTGAAGTCATCCTATTTGCGTCCCTTGTAACGGCCGGCATGCCATTTTTACTGCTGGTAGGTGCAGCCCCCAACGCCATCGCCTACGACTCCAAACAGTTTACCACAGGTGAATTTTTCATGTACGGCATTCCGGCTTCCATCATCCTAATGGTGCTTGTCGCAGTGTCCATATTTATGTGGAAAATCATGGGGATGCCCATCACAACCGTGTAAAAACCAATTTTAACCATCTTAAAAACAATTCAAAGCCCCGGTTCATTTTCCCTGATGAACCGGGGCTTTGCCGTTCTCAGCACCGGATATGTTGACAGCCCCCTGCCAATTATAGTAAAAAGCGGCCCAATGATAGACCAGTCTATATTCTTGATATTGAACCAGGAGTTTCCATTTGAAAATAGTGATAATCGGTGCCGGGGGCGTGGGTTATAACATTGCCAGCCGCTTGGCCCTTGAAAGCAAGAATGTCGTGGTGGTTGATGTGGACGCACATGCCACCAGAAAAATTGCTGAAGACCTGGATGTCAAGGTCGTAACAGGATCGGGCAGCAATCCCGGCACACTGCAGGAGGCGGGAATTTTAGGCGCGGATATCCTTCTGGCGGTCACAGACAGTGATGAAATTAATATTGTATCCTGCCTGATTACCAACCAAATTTCGCCGATGACCAGAAAACTGGTCCGTTTGCGCAATGAAGGATTTATTCCTTTCCATACCAGCCTTAAAAATGAAGCCCCGCACATTGACAACATCATCAACCCCGAAGCCGAAGTTGTCAAAACCATTAGAAAACTGATGACCATTC encodes the following:
- a CDS encoding sigma-54 interaction domain-containing protein, producing the protein MHFFPEIHQLMRSPLDFAHILDEIPIGIILMDKDLRVVHLNRFFQALTGFSLDMARGIPCKNILRSSACIINCPILAAHRKNRSISCTSDIINTDRQKLPVRITTAQIMDNQGHFTGYMETIEDLRSTTTNDPEKNVAYSFANIIGRSRKMEMIFQTLPMLAQSDASILITGETGTGKDLVAEAVHQTSVRAGGPFIKINCGALPATLLESEIFGHMKGAFTGAVENKPGRFKLAHNGTIFLTEIGDLPLPLQVKLLTFLDDRIIYPLGATKGFNANVRIIAATHRDLEEMVSIGKFRKDLLFRLNVARVHLPPLRERDADIRLLLDHFLHHYTKKQGKKINGFSEPALSVLLNYTYEGNIRELKNIMEYAVNVAQGIRIEADNLPTYILEHEPMQRVPNIPVAKDVPKRQSERPPSPAPWQPEETEQTWSSVQRQMIMDALKTSRGKRNEAAQILGMSRSTLWRKIKAYQIE
- a CDS encoding SLC13 family permease, with protein sequence MTTGNTDAAKTQLDWKRILFILIGLTLFAIVNFSPAWPDAVDPTGKHFMLSAQGKGALAIFLLAGTWWVFEVVPIGVTSLALGALQVLFAVRTAKEALKDFMTPSVLFIFGSLVIGMVFTKTGLTKRLAYKMLAVVGEKTSMIYLGCFVVTAALTHIMAHTAVAATMFPLLMTIYAMYTDEPGPTKFGKGLFMGMAFVAGAGSIVTLLGAARGAVAIGFFKDIVGKDISFFELSYYMFPVGWAMTFILWGFFMILCKPEKKTIPGIKEKAKSLEKAMGGITKQELLAGGIIFLAIGIMSIKQFIPAIADLDKNAIMLVATVLFFIFNILDIKDLETIPWNIILLFGGAMSIGFCLWETGAAEWLAINWLTMFQNANYFVFILSIAFFVMIMTNFIMNVAAIAISLPVALVIAPYLNVAPEVILFASLVTAGMPFLLLVGAAPNAIAYDSKQFTTGEFFMYGIPASIILMVLVAVSIFMWKIMGMPITTV
- a CDS encoding NifB/NifX family molybdenum-iron cluster-binding protein produces the protein MTLHKVAIPILGEEIVPRFDLTTEVIILTTAKFSDIQDKKIIVLPRSSSDELCHTLLAQEINTLICGAIEDEYYEFLKWKKIKVFDGVSGTWPHAFERWRTQTLNPGDILFTRMVEGNLI
- a CDS encoding peptidase U32 family protein, with the protein product MTCQPSKPPTILAPAGDMHSFLAAIAASADAIYCGLKIFSARMEAGNFSIEELARLTKLAHSKGIEVYVAFNSIIKESETDQALRILDKLTRYTDVDALIIQDTAMVSLAEQAGFKGKLHLSTLGNCTHPAGLEAAQKAGFSRVVLPREFSLDDIKTMAAAVPGTMDLEVFVHGALCYSVSGRCYWSSWFGGKSALRGRCVQPCRRLYEQNGKKTRYFSCMDLSADVLAKVLKEIPNISTWKIEGRKKSPHYVYYTVMAYKLLRDTPEQKKQALSFLAYALGRQGSHYNLLSHRVSNPLDHASDTGSGLFLGRIKNPENPYFISREALVPGDLLRIGYEEETFHQIQKVTRTIPKKGKYFLTAQKGRRINKGTSVFMIDRKGRELETQLSHLGAELDKIPKVTIKPSNLSVSYKHAGNKMKSSGQTGGHRRKKQPDISKMDVFRKIPSNSKTHNDTGFWISANSYGIKPPARAWLWLDPVLFPEEERICQNYIKTALKKGAKNFVLNSPWQIALFDNPQRLNIWAGPFCNITNNLTVEMLKSKGFSGAIVSPELESQTLLSLPRSSCLPLGAVCQANWPVAISRIVAPDLTVGKSFTSPMGEVAWTSKYNATYHTFPNWILDLSSKTEELKQAGFVMLVNLFENIPKGVRMKPRPGTWNWHLKLL
- a CDS encoding cupin domain-containing protein, producing the protein MFAIHDENGYAEPVEGIEMKTLVHGEKTLLVRFKMTQGALLPSHTHPHEQTGYLISGRINLYIGGECRSAGPGDSWCIASGVEHRAEILKDSVAIEVFSPVREDYLP
- a CDS encoding Ada metal-binding domain-containing protein, which codes for MKKFIIGALVLLIGVPGFSFTFSNFLNFLSGLIPVLMILGGAIAVYLGIEELKQSDDSETTVEPEDQPIERIEKNAENPEKEKDPVLDMQEIKPVPEPIEKTEEKITDKPEEQPEAETQQESASPSTLPQQPTESLTPEAEEPAVESVQFKGNIETLVFHTVECNFASGKNCSMDFTTKEEAEAQGYKPCKVCMPDA
- a CDS encoding sodium:solute symporter family protein, which encodes MEQVVYAVVFLGAFVLFCVLVLKNQRRVVNGSDFSVAGRSLCATQVSWVIISTLVGGVSTIGTVQSAYDHGVSAWIFTLGSGISCFFLGCFFAAALRQAQVTTVSELLGRYFGQNFQYYCSMLNSCGMFIHIIAQHLAAMAILNSVFHFPLPVSLFITMILMGFFVISGGISGAGMVGKIKFFLLYAIMIVCAVIALIKGGGFTGIISQLPKDTDFLNFFSNGIGTTTIDLVSMITGVLSTQIYLQAIFSAKTIREARNGAFLTAIVIPPIGILGIIVGLFLKANYPELEGNSAQALPFFFQHTLPPAMAAFCSAVLLLAVLGTGAGLILGVTTNIYMDGIRRLFTKEPLHSLSIIRLCTIVVLMLSGAVVLAGFSTTILRWSYLSMGFRGASVFAGLCIVVFTGQKKFSPMVRGALYFLPIGYFILAVS
- a CDS encoding cytidylate kinase family protein; amino-acid sequence: MTLIAITCGLYAAPYRFIDALSALYQCTVYEDSALVKQTGQAHDLKTDLILKSIQCRQIPFDNFTHDRKKCLAALKVQISKNILSGPCLFSGILSHLIPAPVSGIYRIMSPTPMHVRRQRAISMGQLSNQAATNAIARSDKSEQRFAAQLNLDSLWDPTGYDMVLEWSKIDAATHDMTQGEVNRTLEKIRPDIENSMKNANKNVHAVDFNISSRVNAALAGLGHNLIIESESGHVLVTLDRKVMNLARAQKEIMDLAHGVSGVKSVKTKIGPNFYKSGIVRNLGLTAPFKRKT